One stretch of Eretmochelys imbricata isolate rEreImb1 chromosome 1, rEreImb1.hap1, whole genome shotgun sequence DNA includes these proteins:
- the LOC144278008 gene encoding olfactory receptor 52E4-like, with amino-acid sequence MSDSNTTHFTNPSTFILLGIPGLEEAHVWLSIPFCTMYAIAVFGNFTILFIVKTELSLHVPMYYFLCMLAITDLVLSTSTLPKMLSIFWLNSREIDFSACLTQLYLIHCFSGMESGIFVAMAVDRYVAICHPLRHSTILTNPMVAKIGLAVVLRGVMLTLPYPFLVRQWSYCKTNIIPHTHCEHMAVVKLACADTRVSSYYGLFVLLCVLCVDVFFIAVSYTQILRAIFSLPTKDARLKTFGTCFSHLCVILAFYLPRLFSSLMSRFGQNVAVHFHVLIANVYLLVSPMINPIIYGVRTKQIQDRLLHLFTHKGT; translated from the coding sequence atgtcagattccaacacaactcacttcaccaacccctccaccttcatcctgctgggcattcctggcctggaggaaGCCCATGTCTGGCTCTCCATCCCATTCTGCACCATGTATGCTATAGCCGTCTTtgggaacttcaccatcctgttcatcGTGAAGACGGAGCTGAGCCTCCATGTtcccatgtactatttcctctgcatgctggccatCACCGACCTGGTCCTGTCCACGTCCAccctgcccaaaatgctgagcatcttctggttgaattccagggagatcgatttcagtgcctgcctcacccagctgTACTTgattcactgcttctcaggaaTGGAGTCTGGGATCTTTGTGGCCATGGCTGTtgatcgctacgtggccatctgccatcccctgagacattccaccatcctgacaaaccCTATGGTGGCCAAGATCGgcctggccgtggtgctgcgGGGTGTCATGCTCACACTGCCCTATCCCTTCCTAGTGAGGCAATGGTCATACTGCAAAACCAACATCATCCCCCATACACACTGCGAGCACATGGccgtggtgaagctggcctgcgcCGACACCCGTGTCAGCAGTTACTATGGCCTCTTTGTGCTATTGTGTGTGCTTTGTGTCGAtgtgttttttattgcagtgtcctatacccagatcctcagggccatcttcagcctccctaCAAAGGATGCTCGGCTCAAGACATTTGGGACTTGCTtctcccacctctgtgtcatCTTAGCCTTCTACCTCCCACGTCTCTTCTCATCCCTCATGTCCCGGTTTGGCCAGAATGTGGCTGTGCATTTCCATGTTCTCATTGCCAATGTGTACCTCCTGGTTTCCCCCATGAtaaaccccatcatctacggAGTGAGGACCAAACAGATCCAAGACAGGCTGCTTCATCTCTTTACTCATAAGGGAACCTAA